In Flavobacterium sp. N3904, one DNA window encodes the following:
- a CDS encoding TMEM175 family protein, protein MVRKFLNSSLQQREFRYRGKEIFRIEGLSDAVFAFSVSLLVASLEVPQTFYELKEITKGAIPFFLTVALVFLFWYRQYIFFRRYGLNDLITIILNLAYLAIVIFYLYPLKFLFSLLISSWFGVDLFAKAKHEGLVILSNNDFPQLIILFSLGYFMIWLIIFLLHQHVLQLANQFGFSKFELLFTQKEVKGALLNSFIGLFALAFAPGH, encoded by the coding sequence ATGGTACGAAAGTTTCTAAATTCGTCATTACAGCAGCGTGAATTTCGTTATCGGGGCAAAGAAATATTTCGTATTGAAGGCCTAAGTGATGCTGTTTTTGCTTTTTCTGTCTCGCTTTTGGTCGCTTCGCTAGAAGTTCCACAGACTTTTTATGAGCTAAAAGAAATCACCAAAGGAGCGATTCCCTTTTTCTTAACCGTGGCCCTTGTTTTTCTTTTTTGGTATCGCCAATATATATTTTTTCGAAGATATGGACTTAATGATTTAATTACTATTATATTAAATTTGGCCTATTTGGCAATAGTCATATTCTATCTGTATCCATTAAAATTTCTATTTTCTCTTCTTATTTCATCATGGTTTGGTGTAGATTTATTTGCAAAAGCAAAACATGAAGGCCTTGTAATACTTTCTAATAATGATTTTCCGCAATTAATAATTTTATTCAGTTTAGGCTATTTCATGATTTGGCTTATCATTTTTTTACTGCATCAACACGTACTACAATTAGCTAATCAATTTGGCTTTTCTAAGTTTGAATTACTATTTACACAAAAAGAAGTTAAAGGTGCTTTGTTGAACAGCTTTATTGGATTGTTTGCATTGGCATTTGCCCCTGGGCATTGA